From Achromobacter spanius, a single genomic window includes:
- a CDS encoding T6SS effector BTH_I2691 family protein, producing the protein MTTDYDALPCKGKFCGRPGLPILPMRIAYVPGGKNDLPDGVYMDPELYYETMRQGAYMLRAITAGYVYIWDPRRSYGWRAFAATATGQMKEVPVDDDNRPSEQPTFTCTREGHGLESTLINVEAPANASRTVWVGYSRVWWTRDIRRDLTRNERWRKKIMVELDAKAVWGGGHPKPETGYRVAEDGANLAKHSIEFRDAAGAATLFGNTLSPAVSVFGGQGAAVAAKMRQMTPKGGIVLALRDPVGILADVATWRNKCMGELAEHHLDPTRMREVGVAQIIDGLQKQMGNTGDEIRRLRERVDTGKVTKTLSENKVAIDRMREKIEGAGKDWAWWYGREAFWLALKAYSPKDAAAGERLEEDMALCVDGAGAIESEHKAIDDSLKDEDSDSTYAAIWRALAANDGELLSFLDREAKGKVISKQVSNVRRMIKNYNDWIKARAAKGQLPPMRVAGAAIGRFMATQLLRLTLAGDPIAERVAARVTLTMSARMNIVMAVRTHTTTLPRMIADMHQIVWVPNPASVTVGAGSSQGLGASKQMQSGWMGTQAERSTPVTLNYIIPEEVDAQLNAAAAAPPRPGGGPSPALALPAPAPVLALPAPTMSPLAGLVKWAKSKDGVNAGATGVLTLVALYASVSDLRNAQVVQDAKAARKAWFGITSGVLGVGSVAIEVTAGAIGARVGANTAFTMNLKLNMRLTAVRTAGAVFAAAATFVDGANNALNAIDQYDVKNYEAGSAYATSSVFLLLSGLTGVATALVSLGGAFSTAGVVAGAGGFGSAMVGLTSGGTVLLGIPVWGWIALGLCLLAAGLYFKFWGDSAKESELEIWFTRCCMRSAQFADVEERELYSTREEELEDFNWAVFGVRVMLEWKGFMQGEVFGRDRLVLDVVMPGYTEHSDYAYILKLVGPGVSVIVASKGSPRATDPDLLPRGPSDMQWVRGRPREETWADRVDNYVDNMASRPGWADAWRWIRKDRSQSVEFTAKPWDESVQFNVSSGCGVLRTEVLVDDDIFNEAILKVEYWPDPDRMPDIRSVPMGPGGSNLVKANN; encoded by the coding sequence ATGACGACTGACTACGACGCGCTGCCCTGCAAGGGCAAGTTCTGCGGCCGGCCGGGCCTGCCCATCCTGCCCATGCGGATCGCCTATGTGCCGGGCGGCAAGAACGACCTGCCCGACGGCGTGTACATGGATCCGGAGCTGTACTACGAGACCATGCGCCAGGGCGCCTACATGCTGCGCGCCATCACCGCCGGCTACGTCTACATCTGGGATCCGCGCCGCAGCTACGGCTGGCGTGCCTTCGCGGCGACGGCGACCGGCCAGATGAAGGAAGTGCCGGTCGACGACGACAACCGCCCGTCCGAACAGCCCACGTTCACCTGCACGCGCGAGGGGCACGGCCTGGAGTCCACGCTGATCAATGTGGAGGCGCCGGCCAATGCGTCGCGCACGGTGTGGGTGGGGTACTCGCGCGTATGGTGGACGCGCGACATCCGCCGCGATCTGACGCGCAACGAACGCTGGCGCAAGAAGATCATGGTCGAGCTGGACGCCAAGGCGGTGTGGGGCGGCGGGCATCCCAAGCCCGAGACCGGCTACCGCGTGGCGGAGGACGGCGCCAATCTGGCCAAGCACTCGATCGAGTTTCGCGACGCGGCGGGCGCCGCCACGCTGTTCGGCAATACGCTGTCGCCGGCCGTGAGCGTGTTCGGCGGGCAGGGCGCGGCCGTGGCCGCCAAGATGCGGCAGATGACGCCCAAGGGCGGCATCGTGCTGGCGCTGCGCGACCCTGTGGGCATCCTGGCCGACGTGGCGACGTGGCGCAACAAATGCATGGGCGAGCTGGCCGAGCACCATCTGGACCCCACGCGCATGCGCGAAGTGGGCGTGGCGCAGATCATCGACGGCCTGCAGAAGCAGATGGGGAACACGGGCGACGAGATCCGGCGCCTGCGCGAACGCGTCGATACCGGCAAGGTCACCAAGACGCTCAGCGAAAACAAGGTCGCGATCGACCGCATGCGCGAGAAGATCGAAGGGGCCGGCAAGGACTGGGCGTGGTGGTATGGGCGCGAGGCGTTCTGGCTGGCGCTCAAGGCCTATTCGCCCAAGGACGCCGCGGCCGGCGAGCGCCTGGAAGAGGACATGGCGCTGTGCGTGGATGGCGCGGGCGCGATCGAAAGCGAACACAAGGCCATCGACGATTCGCTCAAGGACGAGGACAGCGACAGCACCTATGCGGCGATCTGGCGCGCGCTGGCGGCGAACGATGGCGAGCTGCTGAGCTTTCTGGACCGCGAGGCCAAGGGCAAGGTGATCTCCAAGCAGGTCAGCAATGTCCGCCGGATGATCAAGAACTACAACGACTGGATCAAGGCACGTGCGGCCAAGGGCCAGCTGCCGCCGATGCGGGTGGCCGGCGCGGCGATCGGCCGCTTCATGGCGACGCAGCTGCTGCGGCTGACCCTGGCGGGCGATCCCATTGCCGAACGCGTCGCGGCGCGCGTCACGCTGACGATGTCGGCGCGCATGAACATCGTGATGGCCGTGCGCACGCATACGACCACCTTGCCGCGGATGATCGCGGACATGCACCAGATCGTCTGGGTGCCGAACCCGGCGTCGGTGACGGTGGGCGCTGGCAGCAGCCAGGGCCTCGGTGCGAGCAAGCAGATGCAGTCCGGGTGGATGGGCACGCAGGCGGAACGCTCCACGCCGGTCACGCTCAACTACATCATTCCCGAGGAAGTGGATGCGCAGTTGAACGCCGCGGCAGCGGCGCCGCCCCGGCCCGGCGGCGGCCCATCGCCGGCGCTAGCGCTGCCGGCGCCCGCGCCCGTGCTGGCCCTGCCCGCACCGACCATGTCGCCGCTGGCGGGCCTGGTCAAGTGGGCAAAGTCCAAGGACGGCGTGAATGCGGGGGCGACTGGCGTGCTGACGCTGGTGGCGCTGTATGCATCGGTCTCGGATTTGCGCAACGCGCAGGTCGTGCAGGACGCCAAGGCCGCGCGCAAGGCATGGTTCGGCATCACGTCGGGGGTGCTGGGCGTGGGCAGCGTCGCGATCGAAGTGACCGCGGGCGCGATCGGGGCGCGCGTGGGCGCCAACACCGCCTTCACGATGAACCTGAAATTGAACATGCGCCTGACCGCCGTCAGGACGGCGGGCGCCGTGTTCGCGGCGGCGGCCACGTTCGTCGACGGCGCCAACAACGCGCTGAATGCGATCGACCAGTACGACGTGAAGAACTACGAGGCGGGCAGCGCCTATGCCACCTCATCCGTGTTCCTGCTGTTGTCCGGGCTGACCGGCGTGGCCACCGCCCTGGTTTCGTTGGGCGGCGCATTCAGCACGGCCGGGGTGGTGGCGGGCGCGGGGGGATTTGGCAGCGCGATGGTCGGCCTCACCAGCGGCGGCACCGTGCTGCTGGGCATTCCCGTGTGGGGCTGGATTGCGCTGGGCCTGTGCCTTCTGGCTGCCGGGTTGTACTTCAAATTCTGGGGCGACAGCGCCAAGGAAAGCGAACTTGAAATCTGGTTCACGCGTTGCTGCATGCGCTCCGCGCAGTTTGCGGACGTGGAGGAGCGCGAACTCTATTCGACGCGCGAAGAGGAACTCGAAGATTTCAACTGGGCCGTGTTCGGCGTGCGCGTGATGCTGGAGTGGAAGGGCTTCATGCAGGGCGAGGTCTTTGGCCGGGATCGTCTGGTGCTGGACGTGGTGATGCCGGGCTATACCGAACACAGCGATTACGCGTACATCCTGAAGCTCGTCGGACCGGGCGTCAGCGTCATCGTGGCAAGCAAGGGATCCCCGCGCGCGACGGACCCGGATCTGCTGCCGCGCGGGCCGTCCGATATGCAGTGGGTGCGGGGGCGCCCGCGCGAGGAAACCTGGGCCGACCGTGTGGACAACTACGTCGACAATATGGCTTCCCGCCCGGGGTGGGCGGACGCCTGGCGCTGGATACGCAAGGATCGCAGCCAGTCCGTCGAATTCACTGCCAAGCCTTGGGACGAGTCGGTGCAGTTCAATGTGAGCAGCGGCTGCGGGGTTCTGCGCACGGAGGTGCTGGTCGATGACGATATCTTCAATGAAGCGATCCTCAAGGTCGAATACTGGCCGGATCCGGACCGCATGCCCGACATCCGCTCGGTGCCCATGGGTCCCGGCGGCTCAAATCTAGTAAAAGCGAATAACTGA